ATTGGTCATGGGTACCAGAGAGCCCCACGGTCAGCAGGAGCAGAACCTGTGAGAGTTCACGTGGCCGCGTGCAGGGTTACAGTCCTGACACCTTGCCTCTCCGAGGGCCAGTCTGCCCTTCATAGTACCCCAGGACTCGAACCAGGGGTGACCTGCCTGGGCCTAGTTTTTTCCCTTTGCAAACACAGACAACAGGACCATGGCCAAGGGAGAACACAGCTCTGAGAGAGGGCCGCAGAATGGGACTCACCGATCCGTACAGGGTTCCATCGGGCTGTTGGCAAAGAAACCTAGAAGCCTTGATACCCAGTATTTGGATCACCCCTGGCTTCAAGGCTttgagttccaggagacctgtGGGCAAAACAAAGACATTCAGGGTCTGTCTACACCCGGGAGGACCCAGGACCCCACCCAGTCCTCTCTCCAGACTCACTTTCTGGGCTGCGGTGTGTGGCGCCTACCACTGTGCCATCCTCCCTGATCGCCAGGTGGGCTTCAGTGTCCTGGTCGTCATCTGTGTAGAGGTGCCTCTGCCGGACTTGACCCCCAAactggaggagggggctggagtcAGGGATAGGGTGTGCCTGGCAGACCCCCAGGAGGAAGACAGCCAGCAGAGGGACCGGCAGTCCCAGGACCCCAACTCTAGATTTCATCCAGTCCATCAATAATGCACTTCTCTATGAAGAGCCCCCGGCAAGCGAGCGTCTGAGAGCGGTCGTCTGGAACTGGCTTCTGACTTGGATGCCCCAGCAAAGCAGATGCAGGTTCAGACCCGGGCTCAGGCAAAGTGAAAGTCTGTGTCTCCGGTGGAATCCCCAGCTGACAAGATACTAAGGCTGTGTGGTGAACGCCGAAATCCCAGAATTTATACCCAGACAGGCCCGCCCACGTGCCCTCCCCACTCCTGACGCGTGATATTTGACACACTTGGCAGAAACCCGAATTCCACCGTGGCCAGGGCAGCCTGGACGGATGATGCAATGGAGGGGGGGTGGTCTTTCCAACAGGGGTCTGAAGGAAAAGGACTGGGCATGGACCCCTGAGTCTCAAGGAAGAGTGCTAGGGTCTgactcctgggtctgagggaggaggctagGGTCTgactcctgggtctgagggaggaggctggggtctgtgttcctgggtctgagggaggaggctggggtctgtgttcctgagtctcagggaggaggctggggtctgtgttcctgggtctgagggaggaggctggggtctgtgttcctgggtctgagggaggaggctggggtctgtgttcctgagtctcagggaggaggctggggtctgtgttcctgggtctgagggaggaggctggggtctgtgttcctgggtctgagggaagagtctggggtctgtgttcctgggtctgagggaggaggctggggtctgtgttcccgggtctgagggaggaggctggggtctgtgttcctgggtctgagggaggaggatggggtctgtgttcctgggtctgagggaggaggctggggtctgtgttcctgggtctgagggaggaggctggggcctgtgttcctgggtctgagggaggaggctggggtctggctcctgggtctgagggaggaggctggggtctgtgttcctgggtctgagggaggaggctggggtctgtgttcctgggtctgagggaggggaTGGGGTCTGTGTTCCTGAGtctcagggaggaggctggggtctgtgttcctgggtgtgagggaggaggctggggtctgtgttcctgggtctgagggaggaggctggggtctggCTCCTGGGTCTgatggaggaggctggggtctggctcctgggtctgagggaggaggctggggtctgtgttcctgggtctgagggaggaggctggggtctgtgttcctgggtctgagggaagaggctggggtctgtgtt
The nucleotide sequence above comes from Peromyscus maniculatus bairdii isolate BWxNUB_F1_BW_parent chromosome 1, HU_Pman_BW_mat_3.1, whole genome shotgun sequence. Encoded proteins:
- the Fgf21 gene encoding fibroblast growth factor 21, producing the protein MDWMKSRVGVLGLPVPLLAVFLLGVCQAHPIPDSSPLLQFGGQVRQRHLYTDDDQDTEAHLAIREDGTVVGATHRSPESLLELKALKPGVIQILGIKASRFLCQQPDGTLYGSPLFDPEACSFRELLLEDGYNVYQSEAHGLPLRLPQRDSSNQDPASWGPVRFLPVPGLFHQPQELPGFPAPEPPDVGSSDPLSMMGPLQGRSPSFAA